The Lysinibacillus irui sequence TTTTCATGCTTTAGCTGATTCAACAAGAAGTGAAATAGTTCGTATGTTGGCGCAAAAAAGAAAGGACTATTTCTGAATTAGCAGAGCCCTTTGATATGTCTTTGACTAGTATTTCAAAACATATAAAAGTTCTGGATCGGGCAAAACTTGTTGAAAGGAGTGTAAATGGAAGAATTCATTTATGTCGGTTAAACAAGGAATCATTATCCCAAGCAATGGAATGTTTTATGAAAAGTCCTGGAACAATCGTTTCAATCTTTTGGAAAGTGAATTATTCAAAGCAAAAAATAAAGAACATTAATTTACATAAAGGAGTGAATGTATGAGTGACGTTTCCACAACCACTTTAATAATGATAAGAATTTTTGATGTATCGACTGAAAGAGTTTTTAATGCATGGTTGAACCCAGAAATGATGAGAAAATGGTTTTTTACATTGGAAGGGACGAATAAGATAACACAAAATAATCCGCAAGTTGGTGGTACTTGGGAAATTGTTGACCATCGGGAAGGGAAGGATTACCGTGCGATTGGGGAGTACCTTGAAATTGATCCTCCGAAAAAAATCGTGTTCACTTTTAAAATGCCACAATTCAGCGAATTAGAAGATACGATTATAGTTGAGCTAAAAGAACTTAAACAAGGCTGTGAGATGACATTCAAACAAGTTATTCATGTTCCTCATGAAAAGAATTGGTCAGAATCTGATATAGAAAAAGCCCTTGTCGAATGGCATGACAGTACCGAACATGGCTGGAATTTAATGTTTATGGGACTTAAAGAATTATTGGAGACAGGAAAAATTAGCTATAAAGGCTAGAAACACAATAAATTTATATGAAGAAAAGCGAGTTTACCCCTAAAACTTGAAAAATATTCCTTCAATTATCGGGCGCTTTTCCGAAATTAATCTGCACCACAAATGATAGACACAAATCTAAATTTTGGGTGCAGATTATAGTAAGGAATGCGTCTTCTATAGTTAAAGTATTAAGTAACAATATAGTCCTTTAAAAATAATAAAGTTGTTTAAATATCCTTTTTTAATTAAAAGGGAAGGTTGATTAAAAAAGGATATTTGCTTTTATTTTGTTGAATTCCTAATTTAATCGTAAATTAAAGAAATTAGAGAAGGGAGCGAGATTATTGTGATGATAAAATAAGGTAACCATGAAAATCATTGTACCTTTTTACCTTTTTTCATAAACCATTTGATTAAAAAGTTTGGTTCTTTGATCCGACAATTGTGAAAGGAAGTAATCTTCCATTCCCCATTTTGTTTAACTAATACATTCGTATTAATGGACGCCCTTTTCTCCGAATAATTTTTTTGGCTTGGCATTTTCGTATTTCCTATACAGTGAACTATAGCTAGGTCAGCATTGAGGAAACGAATGCTCGTAATCCGTCCTTGCATTTGCGAACCTTTTAAAACACCATTAAATAAATCTTGATGTGAATTCTCCACTTCTTCCCTGCCTTTTAAATGCTGACCGAAAAAAGTGATATAGTCTACATCTTCTGTAAAGCAATTCGCAAAAGCTCTTCCATCCCCATGACTCCATGCAGAAAACAATTCATTAAACAAAATGTTTATATCTTCTTTATCTTTTTTCCATTCTTGTGTCATTTTAATAATCCTTTCTTTTTTCGTTTTTTATGCTCATCATAATTTGTTCCTTAAGATGAGTTGCCCATTGCTTTTCCAGACTCCACTGCTCTGTATTTAGACGCATCAAACTCTTGATGGCCGAATAAAATGAGGTACCTTGTATGGACTTCACTTGCTCAGGATTTTCGTCAAATTCTAATTGCTGCGACTTGATATGCTCAATTGCTGTTTGGCAATATTTTATATAGTGATTAACCAAATAGATCTGATCTTCTTCGCTTAAGAACTCTAGATAAATCGCCTTTATGTGGAAAATTTTTTGGTAATTCCCAACGTTTTTTTTGGTATCCATCATCAACTCAAAAAAACGATCTTTCCCCTTATTAGTTATTTCGAAAGTACGAGATGGTCGTTCGGTCGGAAAAGGGACGGTGGCTGGATCAGCCTCTTGAATTAGACCAGCTTTTTCTAATTTATTTAACAATGTTGAAAGCGTTCCTCTGCTCACTTGTTCCCATGGGCCAATGGTGTCATTAGATATTTTTGAGATAAGATAAGCATGTAATGGAAATTTCATTAATAGCGAAAGAACAAGAAGTTCATACATCCATGATCAACCTCCTTTTATTAGTTTTATTAAAATGGTTTTTTTAAAACTATATGTTGTTTTTTATTTTTTGTCAATAAAAATCAAAAAAATTCACCTGAAAAACGAATGAGAGGATAATTTCTCTTAAACTTTCTAAGAAGCTCTTCTGCAATATCTCTTGTAAGTAGCTAGGTGGCCCTTAAAAGTATTGAACAGTCTTCCATTATCGATGGAAAGGGCAATTTTATGGATTAAGGTAACTTTTTTGACTTGAAAGAAATAATTTTTTTAGTTCTTCCACTGAAGAAAGGTGGTATAAAGGAAAACCTTAAATATGAATAAAAAGAATAGTGTGGCAGTTTTTTTAATCTGCCTTGCCATTTTTTTAGTCAATATCTTACAAGAGTACCTTAACCATATGTGTTACATTAACTATCAGAAATCAAAAGGGGGTGTTCATATGGGACAAGAAGAAAGAACTGTACGTTTTGATTATGATTTACAAATAGAAGCTTATCGTTTTGAAGGTATCATGCAAAAGTTTCCGAACCACTTCCATGAATATTATGTGATTGGGTTTATAGAGAGTGGACAAAGACGATTGTCTTGTAAGAACGAAGAATATGTAATAGGTACCGGTGATATTATATTTTTTAACCCACTGGATAATCATGCCTGTGAATCAATTGACAACGAAAAATTAGACTATCGCTGCTTGAATATCAAGCCTGAAATCATGCGAAAAGTTACAAAAGAGATTACAGGGCAAGATTATCTTCCTTCCTTTGCTTCTCCTGTTGCCTGTCGAAGTGAAAAAGCACAATTGTTGCATAATCTTCACCAGATGATTATGGATGAAATAACAGATTTTGAGAAAGAAGAAACTTTCTATTTTCTTATTCAACAACTTATTGAGGAATATAGCGAAGCCATCGAAGATACAGAACCAAGAGCTATTAAACAAGAAATTGAAAATGTTTGTCACTACCTAGAAGTACATTATGCAGAACATATTGCTTTAGATGATTTAGCAAAGATAGCTAATATGAACAAATATTCTTTGTTACGCTCATTTACCCAAATTCGGGGGATTACCCCGTATCGTTACTTACAAACGGTGCGTATTAATGAAGCAAAGAAACGATTGGAACATGGTGTAAAACCACTTGATGCAGCAATAGAGACGGGTTTTGTAGATCAAAGTCATTTTAGTAATTTCTTTATGGGGTTTATTGGATTAACACCCGGACAATATAGGGATATTTTTATTCAGAATGAAAAATGATCTACTTTAATAAATTCCCCACAGTAATTACCGTTTTCATTTGAGATTCAATTTTAATGTAGGAATTTGATTTTCGCGTATAAAAAGTCATCGTCGTAAAATGTAAACCTAAATAAGATAAAAATTAGGATGTGATTATTTTATGCTTAATGAAGAAAGACGTTTTTCCAAAGCTCTCAAATCGATTGCTAGAGATCAAGAACTAAAAGCCTATTTTCAAAATTCAAAAGAACTTTTTTCGATTTTTATTAAAGGTGCTAACCGATTTTTGGCTGGAGAAACACGTACGGAAGGGATAGAGCGTGTTATAAATCTATATAACAAAGGGTATCGGATTTCATTAGAATTTATTGGCGAAAATACAACATCCCTAGAAGAATGTATGCTTGCCAAAAATGAATTCAAAGAATTAATAAAAGATCTTGGGTATAATCAAATGAAGGCTACCGTATCATTTGATCTTTCTCATATCGGAATGATGATTTCTGATGAAGTAGCATTTACCAATTTAGAAGAATTAGCAAAAGAAGCACAACAGCATAATATTCAACTAATGATAAGTATGGAAGAATCACAAAAAACGGATAAAATTTTATCATTATATAAAAGAATATCAAAATCATTCTCAAATGTTGGGATAACATTACAAGTTCATTTGAAGCGTTCTTCTATTGACCTAAATGGACTATTGAAAACCTCAGGTAGAATACGTTTAGTAAAGGGGGCTTATCAAGAGTCTGAAGGTATATATATTCCAAGAACCGAAGAGTTAAATAAACGGTATATAGAATTTGTATCTATGTGTATAGATAGTAATCATCCATTATCTGTTGCTACACATGATGAAAATATATTGATGGACTTAAAAGAAAAAGGATTTCTTTATAATTCGAATGTTGAAGTAGAGATGTTAGATGGGGTTCGACCTGACCTATTAAGATCTTTAAAGGAGGATAATATTCAGACTAAAGTTTATGTAACATATGGTAGTGAATGGTATTTATATGTAGTTCATCGTATTGCTGAATATCCTCCGAATATTTATACTTTTATTTCAGATATGATTGAACAAAGTACCAATAGAGATAAAATAAATACATACTAAATAATGAAATTTCTATAGTTTCGTTAAAATTTTGTATCTTCAACAAACGGGCGCTTTTCTCGAAAAAGGAAAGCGTCTTTCTTGTAAAGGGCCAGATTATTGATTAACATTTTCATTGGATATTATTGTTGAAATATAGAGCAAAATAAAGATTCACTCCATTTTGATCAATCTTTTTTCAAAATGGAGTCTTTTTATTTGCTGATAAAGTTTTTTTTATCAATCGAAGAATTAAAAATGACAACATGTATAAAGTGCTACTGCTCTCATACTTGTTGTCATCAATCTAAAGAGAACCAAAACAAATTAATTATTGATCACTAGTTTAAACTTTGAGCATTATTATTTTCTTTAATCATTTCTTCTTTTTTTATGTTTGCAATAAATACACCTAATAAAGTAATTAAGCCCCCAGTTATTGCAGAAAATTGTGGAACTTCACCAAGCCAGATCCATGCGATAAGAAATGCAAAAACAGAGGTTAAATAAAGTGTACTTGTTGCTTCAGCTGCTCCAGTTCGTGAGGTAACATAAGCTAGAGTAAAATAAGGAATGATTGTTGGAAAGACTCCAAGATACAAAATGACTAATGTTGTATTTAACGGGGCATCCATAATTGCTTCAC is a genomic window containing:
- a CDS encoding proline dehydrogenase family protein, producing MLNEERRFSKALKSIARDQELKAYFQNSKELFSIFIKGANRFLAGETRTEGIERVINLYNKGYRISLEFIGENTTSLEECMLAKNEFKELIKDLGYNQMKATVSFDLSHIGMMISDEVAFTNLEELAKEAQQHNIQLMISMEESQKTDKILSLYKRISKSFSNVGITLQVHLKRSSIDLNGLLKTSGRIRLVKGAYQESEGIYIPRTEELNKRYIEFVSMCIDSNHPLSVATHDENILMDLKEKGFLYNSNVEVEMLDGVRPDLLRSLKEDNIQTKVYVTYGSEWYLYVVHRIAEYPPNIYTFISDMIEQSTNRDKINTY
- a CDS encoding SRPBCC family protein — protein: MSDVSTTTLIMIRIFDVSTERVFNAWLNPEMMRKWFFTLEGTNKITQNNPQVGGTWEIVDHREGKDYRAIGEYLEIDPPKKIVFTFKMPQFSELEDTIIVELKELKQGCEMTFKQVIHVPHEKNWSESDIEKALVEWHDSTEHGWNLMFMGLKELLETGKISYKG
- a CDS encoding SgcJ/EcaC family oxidoreductase → MTQEWKKDKEDINILFNELFSAWSHGDGRAFANCFTEDVDYITFFGQHLKGREEVENSHQDLFNGVLKGSQMQGRITSIRFLNADLAIVHCIGNTKMPSQKNYSEKRASINTNVLVKQNGEWKITSFHNCRIKEPNFLIKWFMKKGKKVQ
- a CDS encoding ArsR/SmtB family transcription factor; the protein is MSLTSISKHIKVLDRAKLVERSVNGRIHLCRLNKESLSQAMECFMKSPGTIVSIFWKVNYSKQKIKNINLHKGVNV
- a CDS encoding AraC family transcriptional regulator, with the protein product MGQEERTVRFDYDLQIEAYRFEGIMQKFPNHFHEYYVIGFIESGQRRLSCKNEEYVIGTGDIIFFNPLDNHACESIDNEKLDYRCLNIKPEIMRKVTKEITGQDYLPSFASPVACRSEKAQLLHNLHQMIMDEITDFEKEETFYFLIQQLIEEYSEAIEDTEPRAIKQEIENVCHYLEVHYAEHIALDDLAKIANMNKYSLLRSFTQIRGITPYRYLQTVRINEAKKRLEHGVKPLDAAIETGFVDQSHFSNFFMGFIGLTPGQYRDIFIQNEK
- a CDS encoding PadR family transcriptional regulator; amino-acid sequence: MYELLVLSLLMKFPLHAYLISKISNDTIGPWEQVSRGTLSTLLNKLEKAGLIQEADPATVPFPTERPSRTFEITNKGKDRFFELMMDTKKNVGNYQKIFHIKAIYLEFLSEEDQIYLVNHYIKYCQTAIEHIKSQQLEFDENPEQVKSIQGTSFYSAIKSLMRLNTEQWSLEKQWATHLKEQIMMSIKNEKRKDY